A single region of the Betta splendens chromosome 12, fBetSpl5.4, whole genome shotgun sequence genome encodes:
- the LOC114866891 gene encoding cyclin-dependent kinase 2-associated protein 1 isoform X2, which translates to MSQEAMDAPPQTKTVGNLQSPSAANLATLQSYRPLLSDYGPPSLGFSQGSTGSQVPQNKYAELLAIIEELGKEIRPTYAGSKSAMERLKRGIIHARGLVRECLAETERNARS; encoded by the exons ATGTCACAGGAAGCGATGGATGCGCCCCCGCAGACAAAGACAG TTGGAAACCTCCAGTCTCCCTCCGCAGCCAACCTGGCCACGCTGCAGTCCTACAGACCCCTGCTCAGTGACTACGGGCCTCCATCTCTGGGATTCTCACAG GGCTCCACTGGCAGCCAAGTGCCTCAGAACAAATATGCAGAGCTGCTGGCCATTATAGAAGAGCTTGGAAAGGAGATCAGGCCCACGTACGCTGGTAGTAAGAGCGCAATGGAGAGACTGAAACGAG GTATAATCCACGCCAGGGGGCTTGTGCGCGAGTGCTTGGCCGAGACGGAGAGAAACGCAAGGTCCTAG
- the LOC114866891 gene encoding cyclin-dependent kinase 2-associated protein 1 isoform X1, translating to MSLGMSYKPNVHQHIPGTSRNQVGNLQSPSAANLATLQSYRPLLSDYGPPSLGFSQGSTGSQVPQNKYAELLAIIEELGKEIRPTYAGSKSAMERLKRGIIHARGLVRECLAETERNARS from the exons ATGTCTCTGGGAATGTCTTACAAACCCAATGTCCACCAGCACATTCCGGGAACTTCTAGGAACCAGG TTGGAAACCTCCAGTCTCCCTCCGCAGCCAACCTGGCCACGCTGCAGTCCTACAGACCCCTGCTCAGTGACTACGGGCCTCCATCTCTGGGATTCTCACAG GGCTCCACTGGCAGCCAAGTGCCTCAGAACAAATATGCAGAGCTGCTGGCCATTATAGAAGAGCTTGGAAAGGAGATCAGGCCCACGTACGCTGGTAGTAAGAGCGCAATGGAGAGACTGAAACGAG GTATAATCCACGCCAGGGGGCTTGTGCGCGAGTGCTTGGCCGAGACGGAGAGAAACGCAAGGTCCTAG
- the sbno1 gene encoding protein strawberry notch homolog 1 has translation MDPGQDLLLAALSESGICPNDIGLFDVESQDVAQPTTTQQSISISSLDVSGGAETVEAVRAEPPASVPIVTIRHKPQPSTTTFVLNQLNQLPSLGAVVTKQSVTNPIKHTITVTKVVHVANSVLRGSSTPSSPNIPPSASTVVPSNRDQIQLKDLLRTGHVKSTGLKGNSLMELMKLKPPSDIAPPVATATGPSDINNGIKKEVLGKDATRIWINDDGKLQNFSQTLKHPGIKEEDEPEEEEEDELGHAETYAEYMPMKLKIGLRHPDPVVETSSLSSVSPPDVWYRLSIPEETIDRGCLSALQLEAITYAAQQHETFLPSGERAAYLIGDGAGVGKGRTIAGIIYENYLLGRKRSLWFSVSNDLKYDAERDLRDIGAKNIQVHSLNKFKYGKISSKHNGSVKKGVIFATYSSLIGESQSGGKYKTRFQQLLHWCGEDFDGVIVYDECHKAKNVCPIGSSKPTKTGLAVLELQNKLPKARVVYASATGASEPRNMAYMNRLGIWGHKTPFREFGNFIQAVERRGVGAMEIVAMDMKLRGMYIARQLSFTGVTFKIEEVSLTREYINMYNKSVKLWVSARERFQQAANLMDAEQRMKKSMWGQFWSAHQRFFKYLCIASKVRRVVQLAREDVQSGKCVVIGLQSTGEARTLEALEEGGGELNDFVSTAKGVLQSLIEKHFPAPDRQKLYSLLGIDLSAKKTSSPSEAVAQTEQKGKKRKGAEIKKQQKKKPRKHGGLSGTSSEDSQSEDSDRESGKDLDSDDSFKSVSSGDEDDDFNPFRDESDDDEEDDPWLIRKEAKKGREKKKKRKRRGSIDPDSIQSALLASGLGSTRPAFTSSVNPPSAPATVKAESQDSCLTSQDAVEHAQKMKRELLEQLEELAEVLPPNTLDELIDELGGPENVAEMTGRKGRVVSNDDGSITYESRSELDVPVEILNLTEKQRFMDGEKNIAIISEAASSGISLQADRRVKNQRRRVHMTLELPWSADRAIQQFGRTHRSNQVTAPEYVFLISELAGEQRFASIVAKRLESLGALTHGDRRATETRDLSRFNFDNKYGRSALEIVMKSIVKLDAPLVTPPSEFKGDFFKEIQSGLIGVGLINVEDRSGTLSLDKDYNNIGKFLNRILGMEVQQQNALFQYFSDTLAAVIQEAKKNGRYDMGILDLGSGDEKVKKVDCRKFLTPGYTTSGHVELYTVSVERGMSWEEATHAWAEQNGPDDGFYVQMRNNKKTAILVKEVNTKKRLFLVYRPNTGRQLKLEPYADIKKKFKKVLSEDAKQHWTDQYKSSAKICSHAYWRGNCKKASVGLTCEVGLRCRTYYVLCGSVLSVWNELEEVLTPVSGTNVKVQIVRLRTEDGQRIVGLIIPANCVSPLINKLSTSDQCQQLAVQEQQKRQQLHPQSLSHTPGT, from the exons ATGGATCCTGGTCAGGATTTGCTTCTTGCTGCTCTAAGCGAGAGTGGCATTTGCCCAAATGATATTGGCCTATTTGATGTTGAATCTCAGGATGTTGCACAGCCCACAACAACCCAGCAA TCCATCTCTATTAGTTCCCTGGATGTTAGTGGTGGGGCTGAGACAGTGGAAGCTGTTCGAGCTGAGCCTCCAGCTTCAGTCCCTATAGTTACTATCAGG CACAAACCTCAGCCATCAACCACCACATTTGTCTTAAATCAGCTAAATCAGTTGCCGTCActaggagctgttgtgaccaaaCAGTCAGTGACAAACCCTATTAAACACACTATAACTGTGACCAAGGTCGTCCATGTTGCTAATTCTGTTCTGCGAGGTTCATCTACCCCATCCTCCCCAAATATTCCTCCTTCAGCGTCTACAGTAGTGCCTTCTAACAGAGATCag ATTCAGCTAAAAGACCTTCTTAGGACAGGCCATGTGAAGAGTACTGGTCTAAAGGGCAACAGTCTGATGGAGCTAATGAAGCTAAAACCTCCTTCTGACATTGCTCCACCAGTAGCAACAGCCACTGGCCCCA GCGACATTAACAATGGAATCAAGAAGGAGGTACTGGGTAAAGATGCTACCAGGATATGGATTAATGATGATGGCAAACTACAAAACTTTTCACAAACTCTG AAACACCCTGGTATCAAAGAAGAGGATgaacctgaggaggaagaggaagatgagctGGGACACGCAGAGACTTATGCAGAGTACATGCCAATGAAAT TGAAGATTGGCTTACGGCATCCTGACCCTGTGGTGGAGACCAGTTCTCTGTCCAGCGTTAGTCCACCAGATGTGTGGTACAGACTGTCCATCCCAGAAGAAACCATTGACCGGGGATGTCTCTCTGCTTTGCAGCTAGAAGCCATCACATATGCAGCCCAG CAACATGAAACGTTTCTGCCTAGTGGTGAACGAGCTGCATATTTGATTGGTGACGGAGCTGGTGTGGGGAAAGGCCGGACGATTGCAGGGATCATTTATGAGAACTACCTTTTAGGCAGAAAGAGATCACTCTG GTTTAGCGTCTCAAATGACTTGAAATATGACGCTGAAAGGGATTTAAGGGATATTGGAGCAAAAAACATTCAGGTTCATTCACTAAACAAG TTCAAATATGGCAAAATCTCATCAAAACACAATGGGAGTGTAAAGAAAGGCGTAATCTTCGCCACCTACTCCTCTTTGATAGGAGAGAGCCAGTCAGGAGGGAAATACAAAACCAgattccagcagcttctccactgGTGCGGAGAGGATTTTGATGGAGTT ATTGTTTACGATGAGTGTCACAAAGCCAAAAACGTGTGTCCCATTGGATCATCCAAGCCTACAAAAACTGGTTTGGCGGTGCTGGAACTGCAGAACAAACTCCCCAAGGCTCGGGTTGTTTATGCCAGTGCTACTG GTGCATCAGAACCACGGAACATGGCCTATATGAACCGACTGGGTATCTGGGGCCACAAAACACCCTTCAGAGAGTTTGGCAACTTTATCCAAGCTGTTGAGCGAAG AGGTGTTGGTGCTATGGAGATAGTGGCTATGGACATGAAACTGAGAGGAATGTACATAGCAAGGCAGCTGAGTTTTACAGGTGTGACTTTCAAGATTGAGGAAGTTTCCTTGACTCGGGAATACATCAATATGTACAATAAATCTGTAAAGCTG TGGGTTAGTGCACGTGAGCGgttccagcaggctgcaaacctGATGGATGCAGAGCAACGTATGAAGAAGTCCATGTGGGGTCAGTTCTGGTCTGCTCACCAGAGGTTCTTCAAATATCTCTGCATTGCATCCAAAGTTCGCCGTGTGGTTCAACTGGCCAGAGAGGACGTCCAGAGCGGAAAG TGTGTCGTAATTGGTCTTCAGTCCACCGGTGAAGCCAGAACACTTGAGGCcttggaggaaggaggaggagagctcaaTGACTTTGTGTCAACTGCAAA agGTGTGCTGCAGTCCCTGATTGAGAAGCACTTTCcagctccagacagacagaagcttTATAGTCTGCTAGGCATCGACCTGTCTGCTAAGAAGACCTCTTCTCCTAGTGAAGCAGTCGCTCAAACTGAACAAAAGGGCAAGAAGAGGAAAG GTGCAGAAATtaagaagcagcagaaaaagAAGCCTCGCAAACATGGAGGACTTTCAGGAACAAGCTCTGAGGACAGCCAGTCCGAAGATTCAGACAGAGAGTCTGGGAAAGACCTCGACAGTGACGACAGCTTCAAATCTGTGAGTTCTGGTGATGAAGACGACGATTTCAACCCATTTAGGGATGAATCTGACGATGACGAGGAAGATG ATCCGTGGCTTATTAGAAAGGAAGCAAAAAagggaagagagaagaagaagaagagaaagagaagggggAGTATTGATCCAGACTCCATTCAAAGTGCCTTGTTAGCCTCTGGGCTGGGATCCACCAGGCCAGCTTTCACTTCTTCTGTTAACCCCCCTAGTGCACCTGCTACAG TCAAAGCCGAGAGTCAGGATAGTTGCCTAACAAGTCAAGACGCAGTGGAACATGCCCAGAAAATGAAGAGGGAACTGCTTGAGCAGCTTGAGGAGCTGGCTGAGGTGCTGCCTCCTAACACTCTGGACGAGCTTATCGATGAGCTGGGAGGACCAGAGAACGTAGCTGAG ATGACTGGACGTAAAGGTCGAGTAGTCAGTAATGACGATGGCAGCATCACCTATGAATCTCGCTCCGAGCTGGATGTCCCGGTGGAAATCCTGAAtctcacagagaagcagaggttcATGGATGGCGAGAAG aacatAGCGATCATCTCAGAAGCTGCCAGCTCAGGTATATCACTGCAGGCTGATCGCAGAGTCAAGAACCAGAGACGCAGAGTCCACATGACTTTGGAGCTGCCGTGGAGTGCAGACCGAGCTATTCAGCAATTTG GGAGAACTCACAGGTCAAACCAGGTCACGGCTCCAGAATACGTCTTTCTCATATCGGAGCTTGCAGGAGAGCAGAGATTTGCATCAATTGTTGCAAAAAGACTAGAAAGCCTG GGGGCTCTCACTCATGGAGATCGAAGAGCAACAGAAACTCGAGATCTCAGCCGGTTTAATTTTGACAACAAA TATGGCAGAAGTGCTCTGGAAATTGTGATGAAGTCCATCGTGAAGCTCGACGCTCCGTTAGTGACTCCACCTTCTGAATTTAAGGGGGATTTCTTTAAAG AAATCCAAAGTGGATTGATAGGTGTGGGCCTCATAAATGTGGAAGACAGATCTGGCACACTGTCGCTGGACAAAG ATTACAACAACATCGGGAAGTTCCTGAACCGTATTTTGGGTATGGAAGTCCAGCAGCAAAACGCCTTGTTCCAGTACTTTTCTGACACACTTGCAGCTGTGATTCAGGAAGCCAAGAAGAACGGCCGATATGACATGGGCATCCTTG ACCTTGGCTCTGGTGATGAGAAGGTGAAGAAGGTAGATTGCAGGAAATTCCTAACTCCGGGATATACAACATCAGGACATGTTGAATTGTACACA GTGAGTGTGGAGAGGGGGATGTCGTGGGAAGAAGCCACTCATGCTTGGGCCGAACAGAATGGGCCAGATGATGGTTTCTATGTACAG atgAGGAACAACAAGAAGACGGCCATACTGGTCAAAGAAGTCAACACTAAGAAGAGGCTGTTCCTGGTGTACAGGCCAAACACTGGCAGGCAGCTCAAACTGGAGCCGTATGCAGACATCAAGAAGAAGTTCAAAAAG GTCTTGTCAGAAGATGCCAAACAACACTGGACTGACCAGTACAAGTCCTCAGCAAAAATCTGCTCTCATGCTTATTG GCGTGGAAACTGTAAGAAAGCATCTGTGGGTCTAACGTGTGAAGTCGGGCTTCGGTGTCGAACATACTACGTTCTGTGTGGCTCAGTGCTCAGCGTGTGGAacgagctggaggaagtgcTCACTCCGGTCAGCGGGACCAACGTAAAGGTGCAGATCGTCCGGCTCAGAACAGAAGACGGACAGAGGATAGTCG GTCTGATCATTCCAGCAAACTGCGTCTCTCCATTAATTAACAAGCTCTCGACATCAGACCAGTGTCAGCAACTCGccgtgcaggagcagcagaagcggcagcagctccaccctCAGAGTCTCAGCCACACACCGGGCACATAG
- the xrcc4 gene encoding DNA repair protein XRCC4 has translation MPSSVREIQISSELDSTYFLRVDWRGQSLGSGFEMLLTDGQDAWRGEVSEAAVSQEAEELEMQKERYVQDLQQALTGAESSISYGFTLTPSPPHSRSTVTLEYEKVQKDILFSLGSVLLEAIPEPAEAVRSLLIHSLQRGNALEHHNQRLEEENQRLRREQQRITTELKRYAGGKEALEAELYSRFVLVLNEKKAKIRSLQEAVTRLQEASSERPKKEDSVKPQSDQGERDAEEDDYGGSTDEEPEGAPSTLETTTPSSLDDSLKDLTDVAPCRKRRFRHLGAPDPAIKRPNPPTSQRKSGIPAGSSKQQTPQRSADAAAASSAAEDLFEDF, from the exons ATGCCCTCATCAGTGCGTGAAATACAGATCTCTTCAGAGTTGGACTCCACGTACTTCCTCCGTGTGGACTGGAGGGGGCAGAGTTTGGGTTCAGGCTTCGAGATGCTGCTGACTGATGGACAGGATGCCTGGAGAGGTGAAG TCAGTGAGGCAGCTGTAAgccaggaggcagaggagctggagatgcaGAAGGAGAGGTACGTTCAGGACCTACAACAGGCGCTGACGGGGGCAGAGAGCTCCATCAGCTACGGCTTCACGCTGACGCCATCTCCACCACACAGCAGATCCACTGTTACATTGGAATACGAGAAAGTGCAAAAGGACATTTTG TTCAGTTTGGGCTCCGTTTTGCTGGAGGCCATCCCAGAGCCGGCGGAGGCAGTGAGGAGTTTACTGATTCACAGCCTCCAGAGGGGAAATGCACTGGAGCACCATAACCagagactggaggaggagaaccagagACTTAGACGAGAGCAGCAGCGTATCACAACAGA ACTGAAGCGTTATGCTGGTGGTAAAGAAGccctggaggcagagctgtACTCTCGGTTTGTCCTGGTCCTGAACGAGAAGAAGGCCAAAATTCGCAGTCTGCAGGAGGCTGTCACACGTCTCCAGGAAGCGAG TTCTGAAAGACCGAAAAAGGAGGATTCGGTGAAACCACAGTCAGATCAGGGGGAGCGAGATGCTGAGGAGGATGACTATGGAGGAAGCACGGACGAGGAGCCGGAGGGGGCGCCGTCAACTCTGG AGACCACCACCCCGAGCTCCCTGGATGACAGCCTGAAGGACCTCACAGACGTGGCCCCCTGTCGCAAGCGGCGCTTTCGTCACCTCGGCGCCCCCGACCCCGCCATCAAACGGCCAAACCCACCGACCTCCCAGAGAAAGAG cggCATCCCTGCAGGATCCAGTAAGCAGCAGACGCCCCAGCGCTCCGCAGATGCTGCGGCAGCAAGTTCGGCAGCAGAGGACCTGTTTGAGGACTTTTGA